In Setaria italica strain Yugu1 chromosome IX, Setaria_italica_v2.0, whole genome shotgun sequence, the genomic stretch GGATTTTTTAAGGAGGCTTCCATCATATCATAGACTATCAATGTTCAGAGTGAATCAGAGTACCGCAAAATAAAACTTGTACCACAATTCTTACTACATAAACTATACAGTCCTTTCACTATTGACACAACGTGCACAAAACCACTTGCCAGCGCCGGACGTTCGATCCGGGTGCTGGCATCGGACGCTGCAACATTCGTCTGATTGGAGCTGTATAAGCACATGAAATTTCCCACCGCAACATTTACAGATGTTGCATGCAACATGACCGATTCCTCTGCCTCCTTTTCACGTTGTCGATGTTTGGACGAACAAGCTTGAGGCAAACCATCCCCTGACGAACTCCTCCTTCCCAAGTTATGGTTAGAAGTAAATTGGCTGACGCATTCCGCATATCCTCCCGAGAATCAAGTTTCGATTAAGCATATGCCCGTCAACTTCTACctattattgaaaaaaaactaCCGCTGGAACATCCAAATTGACTCGCCGTAACATGAAAATAAAGTAATTTCACCATGCAAAATCACTTGCTGCAATacgaaaaaaaaactaatgccAGCATCCAACCTCACTTGTTGCAACATTGCAAGAAGGTAATCCCAACATTTATATTCACTTGACGAAACATTAGAAAAAAGATAATAAAGCATCAAAATTCACATGATGCAACACCAAAAAAAAGGTAACTCCAACATCAAAAATCAGTTGGTACAACACTAGAATCATCCACTGCAACATCCAAAACCATGAATTGCAAAATCCAAAAATTCTCATATTGCAACATGAAGAAACAATAAAGACAACATCGGAATTCAGCTAACGCAACATCACCGATGATAGCCGGCCATGGGCCCCGGACATGGAACACCCGAGAGATTGGGTTCATCCGATGTGGCTTCCTGATGGCCAGCTTCCACCGGAGGAGTCCCCGGCACCTGCGCTTCCGCTGAGGGAGAGGATGTTGGCGAGGTTGTTGGAGCAGAGGAACAGCAATGCAGCATCCTGGTGTTGAGCACGACGCGACCTCGTCGAGGCGCTTccggggagagagaggaggttgGTGTCAAGCAGCACTTGTAGACACTATCGCACCGGAGGCAAAAGGGCTGAAGGTGAGGGAGATAAGCTCCTCAAGGTGGTCGACATGATCCTCCCCCATGGCCTAAGGAAGTGAGGAGGTGCGACGGCGTGGGGATGGGGCAGGAGCTTCCTGACAGCTTGGGGCAAAGCATGTGGCCATCTAGCGATAAGAAGCTGCTAGCGGCAGCGGTGATGGGCGCGCGGCGCGATGAATGTTCTCCAAGAGCCACGATGTGTgcagttggaacttggaagccgAGGCAAACGTAGAGCGAAAGGATAAGCATAAAGCTCATGTGGCGTGTGAAGCTGGAAACGTGATGCTCTGCTGCTGTCACGTGGGATGAGGAGGCCGTCCGAAATTTTGGTCCTGTCGGACGCCTGAGCTAAATCCCTTATTGATTTTGGTTTTGAGATCTGACGACAGGAGAGTACGATGTTTCAGCAGTTCAAAGTCCTACCGGAGGGCAAAACTTCAGCAGACTGAGTGAGGAATCTTCCAAACTTTGGTGCTCAACAGTCAACCAGGTATGGTCCATGTAACGGAACAAGCGCCGCCGCATCTCCCGCGCCCCCTGCCAAGTGGCCAACCGCCCAATCCAAGAAGGCGAGGCCGTGTGACAGGGGTTGCAAGAACGCAGCGACGGAGCAGGAGCTAGCGCGAGGGGAGAGATCCAGAGGGGTAGAGGGGAAGGGCGAAGCGGATAACTGGAGGAGGAGCTTAATCCCATTCGCCAGTCGCGACGGCGAGGTGAACGTAGCCGTTGCCGGAGGGGAAGGACGGCACGCGCAACGGAGAGACTTACAGAAATTCAAGTTCCTACAGGGTGTTTTCGATCGCGATTGCCATTCGCGATTCAAACTGAGGTCTTATATGTAAATTATTAACCGCGATCCAAATCGTTTTTTAATATTTAAGGGGCCTTTCTATAAAACAATCGACCCGCCGCCGTCAGACGAGCCACGAAGCTccagccccgccggccgccaccgccgccgccacgacctTCCCATGGTCAAGGCAGCTGCAGACACCCCTGCATCCGCCCCAGATTTCAGAGAACTCGCATGCTTATCCATCCGAAAACTTGCGCGGTCAAGCGAGTGGGGAGGTTGGAGGCGAGatggaggcgccggcggcgccagtTGCGGTGACCTGCGAGATCCATTTGCTGTGAAGCGTAAAAGCGTCCCTGCCATGCAGTTCTCGTACTCATCGATGGCTTCCTCGCTTGTGTTTGATGACTCTGACGCTCCAGGTTTCATCCATTGATCCATGACTTTGATTGTGGGGAATTGGCGCAGGATGGCAGGAGCTGGGGTTTTCAGGAACTGTTTTTTAGAGTTCCAGGACAAATAACCCGGTCCGTatgcattgcaatttgcaacagAAGTACAGAACCACAAGTTTGCAGCTGAAAGTTGCAAACTGTAAGATTTTCAGCACCTTACAGTCTCATGCATGCCCCTTTCAGATTAAGTCTTACAGTTACCCACCAAACCCCTTTCAGGAATTCACTAGTAAATACTGTGATGGAATCAATAACGTTTACGACAAAAATCATGTGTCAAACCAATTACTGCTGCTAGGGGTGTTCAAAACCCCAAACCAGTCAATCCAGTCCAAACTAGAGGGAAAGTACACTAAGTATGAATTCAACTAAAGAAGAAGCAGAACAAGGATGGTGTATTTTTCCCTCATCCTGTTTGGGCTGGTTTGGCTGGTTTAGGGTTTTGGGTGCCCCTAATTGCTGCTATGCAAAGATCAGACCTCAAGAATGACTGCAAAAGGAAACCAAAAGGCCATAAACCTTGAGGCTAAAGATGTTGCAAATCAGAGGCCATGATAACACGAGCAATTAAGTAGTATTTCCTCTATTTTAAAATGTATAATGTTTAGTACAAGCTAGTAGTTAAAAAATTCATATACTTAAAAAGGATAGAGTACCAAATAAATTGCTTAGACATGGTTTGCAGGCGCACAGAAAACTCTGAGGGTTATGGATTTCAAGGATTACACTGTGCGAAGATCTATTCCAGCATGGGAAATTACAAAGTAAATTTTATTGCAGCCAAACTGGCAACTTTGCTATTTAGGGCACCCATTTCTTGTACATGcccaggcaggcaggcagcccaGTAAAACGCTAATCAGTATGGAAAGGGAAAAAACATCATTTAAGATTTCATCCGGAACTAGTTTGTTACAGCCCTTCCGTTAGAACTAGGAAGTTTGCTACTCCCTCCgacccaaattataggtcgttttgactttattagatttatatactttgttatgcacttagataaatcctatatctagatgcataataatatctatgcatctagaaaaaacaaaacgacctataatttggaatggagggaataCAACCTTTAGATTCCTCCcgtcaagaaaaaaaaaagagagacaaaTAATGAAAAGTAAATAGAATATACATCCTGTAAAGTATCACAAGGAAGACTGCTTAAGATAACATGTTATATTCCCATGACTCTGCAGTCCATTGAACTTTTTGACTACTCAAACCTGAACTTAGTCAAATTGTTGTAACGAATTTCCTTCACACTTCAGCAAACTTGGACAGATTCAGTCGTACAGACAATTTTCCTTCAAACAGATGAATATATTAGCCATAGGTCACATGAGCTTTAGGTTAGATATTGACAGGCCGCTTGTGAATTTTAGCCTTCTCAGCATCAATGATAGACTCCACTTGTTTAACAGCCTCCTCAAGCTTCCCTTCAGCATTTACAACCACATAGTCAAAATTTTGCATGCGTCTCACCTCCTCCCTGGCTGTTGCAATTCTGACAAGAAGCATATCTGACGTTTCTGTTTTACGGTGGATTAGCCTTTTAACAAGTGCCTCTTCACTCTCTGCAACTAAAAATATGAAAACTGCAGATTCACCGAGTATCTCTCTCAAAGTTGCTGCTCCTTGAATGTCCACTCTCAAGACAATGTCACAGCCTTTTGCCATGTAGTCGCGAATCTGGATGCCAAAAGTAATATGTATTAGAAGTTTCAAGTTTGTGTAGATAGACCACTCCTTCAGACCTGTATAGTATTTTTACCCAAAAACACCAAGACACAATTTCTTAGGTGAATATGTGGATTAGATCATTCATTCAGTCCATTCTGCTCAGAAATGATGTCCTTAGGTTCAATAAATGCTTACAAATTCTTTCAATCAAAACATAGCTGGCATGAAGGGGAGAAAACACATACTGATTGTTGGCATACCAGAGACAGCAAAACATGAAAGATAGAATTTGCAGAAATTAACTAACGCAATAATCTTTTAGATGATGGGAGTTTGAACCTCCTATCAAGCATCACAAAAGAGGCAAAAATGGCAGAATAGAACTTACCACTGGACTAAATCAATCATTATTCACAAACCGTTAGCCCGTGACGGTTACAAGGAAGGTGCCATGCCCAAATCATGGTACGGTAATGTTTTTCAACAAATTTCAAAGCATAGTTGTACCCATAGCTCAAATTGACTTGATATGTGTAGCAAATATGATAACAATCAGTTGCAAACACATATACTATTACAGTCTTGTGAGCTATGGTAGGAGCTGAGCTGCTTTGCAAATAAAGTGGAGTGAACCCTGTTCTTTGCTTCACAGAGCTGGGGTAAGACAAGGAGTTGAACCTACACAGCTCACACAAGTCCTGTGACTAACTCTGTATACATATACAGTTATAAACCATCAGACTAACCTAGTAAGACATTACTTAGATAATCTAACAAGTTGAAAGGTGGTTAAAGTTTTATTAGCCACAACATTCATTATAATTCTGGAATTTAAAGGTTGCAAATATTTGTAACTAAAATTATTGTGTGCTATGAGTTACATTTCTATTAGGTACTAGGTCAACAGTGCTGCTCTTTTGCATATGTGTTTTGGGAAAGGAAATACTGATGGGATAGTTTCTCAAGTCGAACAGGCAATTGCCGTCTTTCTGAATTTGGATATGTTGAACTTTTGTACCATGCAATTCAAGGTTCtatgtttgtttgtttattttcGTCACTTGAGTCTACAACGATTTCAATGAAAACTTTAGTTTCACCACTGATACACTTACCTCTTGTTCTAAAGGTACAACATGATTTTCAGCAATGATACAATATCTAGTTACTCATATTGCATAAACATAACATCATAAGTGCATAAGCAAACCATTATCAGTGTACAATGGCAATCGTTAATCATTAGGTATTCCTTGTCCTAACTCGGAAGTCATACCTTTTATCTAGCATGGCCATGTACACAAATTCTGAAAGCAAACCAACAATTGTGGTGTAAACAAACAACCAGGACATCATACCTGTTGCTTGGGGATCCCTTTGTACTCCCCATAAACAAGAGCGTACTCAAGCAACTCATCCCTCTCAATCATCGTGAGGAACTCCTCCTTAGTGATGAAGTAATAGTCTTTCCCGTCAACTTCACCTGGCCGCATCGCCCTGCTTGTCGCGGTCACAACGAAATGCATCCCTTCCCTCTCCTCTTGGAGCCTCTGGAGAGCAAACCAATCCGGCATTGTAAAACCAAAGGATGAAACCAGACATGAATCAACACTGCGGTTGCAGGGTATCACCTTGATGACGGCGTCCTTGCCGACACCGCTAGGTCCGCTGATGACGAGGATCataggctgcggcggcggcgccagcggctcGGAGCTGAACGTGGTGCCCAGCGCCGCCTCCAGTCCCCGGAACAGCTGATCCTGCAGTGGCACAGCAAACGAACACCTCAGGACGCGTTAGGCGATGGAGATAGGAGCAGAAAAGGACAGCGTCAGCGTGTTATCCAGGACCTTCTCGGCGCcggggtgaggcggcggcggaggggggcggGAGGCGTGCTGCCAcccagcggaggaggaggacatgaggcggcggggcggtggGCGGGACGCGGGAggggtggccggggcggcgcgcggcgggaggGGCCGGCCCCGGATGAGGGATGGGGCGCGGGCGAGGGCGCAGGAGAACCTTCGGGAGAGAAGCATCGAGAAGGTTCTGGAAGGAGAGGGGGAGGGTggcggaggggagcggcgggtgcgggGATTGGAGATTGGAGTAGGAAAGGAAAGGATGGCCGATGGCAGAGGGGTTTGAGAGGTTTTTGAGGGCTTTTCTGCCGCGAGAATGGCGTGTTCTAGGGATAAAACGAATTGAGTAATGGTCAGACTACCTGCTATGGCCCTCtttgaaacaaaagaaaaaagagaaattgtGGGAGCACAAGAAGAGAATTGACAACGCATTGAAATACGTCCCTCTCCCAGTTGACAAAGCATATGTTCTTGCCCCAAAGTTTCCTCTTGAATGCATTGTTTATTTGTGAAGCAAGAATCTGCCGCGCATCTTTGCAGGAACCAAATACATGGAAGCATCAAGCAACACCAGGATAATCTGCCCTTGTTCCTCCAGCTAAAGACTCATCATGGTTGTCAGAAACTATATTACTGTCACAAAAGTTGCTGCCTGATCAATTACAAGCGCTGCAGCAGCAAATCGAACAACAAATCACTACATCattgtttatttttcctttctgATGTCTGAAATCTCAATGCACAAACTTATTCTCACAACCATCTACTGCTAAAAATTGTGGACTAACTAATAACGAATCGACTATTCCCAGGAAGAGCAACCCAAACAACGAATGCTCAAGGATACTACACACATCACCACAAAATCCTAGCAATTGTTAGTATACCCTCTCCGAGTTTCCACAAGCTGATGTAAGTACGAGATGTACACTACCAAGAACTCCGGTCACGACGACAGGGACGAGAGGTCCTCGAACACCGTCCGGATCTCCGGCCTCTCCGACGCAGACCGGATACATCGGATCGCGATGCGCAGCATGTCATCCAGCGCCTTCGGGGCGCCATCTGAGCTCCCAGCTTCCACAATGTTCCGGTCGTAGCATTCCGAGACACGCTCCTCCAGTGCTAGCATCCTCACCCAGTCCGTCAGATCAACCACGCCGTCATTCACACAGATGATCTCACCAGCAATCTTCCCTGTCAGCAGCTCGAGCAGAATCACACCAAAAGCGTATACATCGCTCTTCAGAGATGGGCATGGCTTGCTGGTGCTTGAAAACTCAGGCGGGGAGTATCCTAGGGCACCAGCGTTGAGGACCTGCTCGGCCATGCCCGTCGGAGTCATCAGCCTGTGAAGGCTGTAGTCGGTTACCAGGGCAGATGgagtggagttctgaatcaggACATTCGATGACTTAATGTTGCCGTGTGGGATAACACGCTCATTGTGCAGGTAATCTAGACAGTGGGCAATGTCGGTTGCAATGTTCAGCCTCTGGCCTACTGACAGAGGTGGGAGATTCCGCTCTTCAAATTCTGGAGAGGATCAAAATATTCATCAGAAAATGTTCAGATTGTCTGCTGGAAGAATTTGATGAGCGAAGAAGTGAAGAAACCATCTTACCAGACAAGTAGGTAGATAGAGATGTGGCATCTACATAATCCGATATGATGATCCTCTCATGCTCTTTAGGGCCCCAGTAGTAGCCTCGCAGTGGAACAAGATTGGGATGTTTAACACAACCAAGCTTTTTTATTTCACGGGAAAATTCTTTCTTACTCTTAGCAAAGCCCTCCTTCAGCCACTTCACTGTCAGCATGTACCCATTGTCAAGTGTAGCCTTGTAGGATGTCCCATGGCAGCTCCTGCCAATTATCTCAGCAGGGGCGCAAGAGAGCTCCTCTGCTGTGAACACAACTGAATTGTCAAAGAGATGTAAATCCCCAACCAGTTTGTCAGGAGAGTGCACTCTAAAGATAGAGTGACGATGTTGGGTGCACGCATCAGGTGGTGATGATGACAAAGAAGGCATTGATGATGTAGCGCTGTCTTTAAGGGCTGAGCTACTACCAATTGGCTCGTTGAAATAAGCAACATCAACTGGCACATCTTGGGATTCAGGATGTCTTTCCCTTCCAGGCAATGAAACAGCTCCAGACTGTGCAGTAGGCGACGATCCTAATGATACATCATGCATTTCAGTTGTTGAAGTTTCTGCACTTCTATGAGCACTCTGACCTTGAGTTACAGGCTGTTTACCTTGGTTAGTACCTTTTTCACTACTCTTCCAGCTATTGATCTTCCAATGAACAAGCAAAAGCACAATAATCCCGGTAACAAATACAACAACACATACAATCAATGCATATAGAATTCCACGCTTCATGCCGTGCCTTCCCTCATCTGATTTGTCAGAGCCATTTAGTGATTCAGAGCGAGGAAGAATGAGTAATTCATTCCCTGGATGGAAGGATGAATCTGGGAATTTAAGTAAATTACTCGGAACAGAGCCAGACAGGTTATTGTAGGAGACATTAAACTCAACAAGTTCATCAGGGAGGCCATCAGGTATGCTACCATTGAAATGGTTGCTTGATAAGTCAATGTATAGCAAATTCTTAAGCTTGGTGATTGCTCTTGGGATTTGGCCAGTAAAGTTGTTTTGACGAAGGTTCAGCAATGTCAACGCACTTAAATCACCAATGCCTGTTGGCAGTGAGCCATTCAAAGAATTGTTTGAAAGATCAACAAATGAGAGGTTTGAAGTTCGCACAGGGAAAATGGACAGGTCTATGGAAGTCGAGTTCTTGGCATCGGAATTCGAAAGGGGTAGATTCCCTTCAAAGCTATTGCCTGAAAGATTTAGAAAGGTCAGCTTAACCGCTGTAAACAGATTTCCAGGTAAAGGTCCATGTAGCTGATTGAGACTGAGGTCAATGGAAATCAACTCTGGATAGGTTCCAAGGACAATTGGCAGTTCTCCTGCTAGCAAGTTGTTCGAAATCCTCAATGATGTCAGCCTCAAAAACTGGGTTGTCTCATTTGGCCAAGTTCCAATTAATCTATTTGAGCTCAGATCAATCATCTGGAGATAATTTCCCCATGTTCGGGCAACCGATAAGTTCCCAGACAGCATGTTTCCACTCAGATCAACGATTGAACAACTTCCAAATGTGATTGGTAAAGCTCCCTCAAGACTATTGTATGACAGGTTCAGGTACTTCAAATTCGTCGATGTTACACGTCTGATTGGACCTGTGTAAGAGAAAAAAGGGACAGAAACTAGAGGCAATCAGTTCCATGATTGCTAAAATGCTATGCATTTTATAGAAATAGAATGGTTCAAGACATAGCATGCATACCAGTGCCAAAGTATATATACAATAGATGTTTTAGGATTTGATTCAATTCTCGTTTTAAATGAGAAGGTTTATGAATCTTACAAACATTGAATCACTTCTTGAAACCTCAAATTGATAGTTCTAAAAAATTGCAATCAACAAGCTACCACAGATAAACCATTGTTAAGAACTTAAATTTCCTATTGCCACTTTCCTTATTGGTTTAGTATGACATGTATGGAAACGGCCAAACTTGATCAGCAAATATTATTCCCTTTGCTTGCTGTTGTTGATCCAAAGAGGAATAATATAAAATACGAGACAACTAGCAGAACATCATTGCTTTAGCTGTGCACATTGACAGTCTCAAAATTGAGCAATTAGTGACAAAAGATGTATTTTTGGAATATAATGGTGATTCATATAACAGTAgctcgtactccctccattccaaattataagtcattccaagaatcttggagggtcaaagcatctcaagtttgaccaaaattatagagaaaattataaaaatttatgacatcaaataggtatactatgaaaatataattgatgaagaatctaatgatacttagttgacatcataaatgttattatattatcatataaatttggtcaaacttgagatactttgactctccaagattcttggaatgacttataatttgggatggagggagtagtagttaGCAACTTCCGTGTAGAGTCGGAAGAAGGAAATGAGCAATTTCCCCTTCCTACGTATTAGGTGTTTCAGCTGATCCACACCATTTGTATGCTTTAAAATTGTATGCACTGTCAGCTCACAAAAGAAGCCACACACATTGtctatggaaaaaaaacaagatgaTGGCAGCGCATTGCACAACAAAGTAAACCCATTGTTTTCATAATGCCCACCTTTTCCATGCATCTCATTATAATATGCTGGTTCAAGCATTAGTAATAATATGTTGTGGAGAAAGATGCATGCATAAAAGCGAGATGAATGCAATATTTAATATAAGCATGAGACTCAGAGTAGAAAAATTATCTGACCTCTAAGTTGGTTGCAGCTAAGGTCCAGTTCAGTCAGCACCATAGAGGTCTCCCGAAAGAGTGCTTCTGGGATGGAGCCTGAAAAATTATTGTTCTGCAGTCGCAACGCCTTGAGGGAGATGACAAAGTTAAACTGCGGAATATTGCCACTGAGCATATTGAAACTTGCATCAAACACCTCAAGACTGTCTAACAAAGGCATCGGATCACTGTCAAATAATGCTCCTGACAGCACATTATGGCTAACATTCAAGTACTGAAGCGTGCTAGCCATAGATGAGTTGTCAGAGATCGATGCCAAGGATCCTGAGAACTGGTTGCAGCTCAAATCGACATGGACTGGGCTCTGCAGCTGCACAAATATGTCATCCAATCTGCCGGTGAAGCCATTGCCACGAAGGTCCAAATACTTCAATTTCCTCAAGTTCCGGAAACCCAATGGCAACGCACCATGAAAACCGTTGGAAGAGAGATTGAGATGCCCCAAACCAGCCAGCTTAGTCAATTCAGGGGGAATTGAACCTGAGAACCTGTTGTTCGACAGATCCAGCAGCTGCAACGACGCCATCGAACCCAGCTCACGCGGCAAGAACCCTTCCAGCTTGTTGTTTGACAGGGACAAGTTCCGGAGCATCGGCATCCTCGCAAGCGCCGACAGGGTAGCATTCCCAACGAGCCCAATGCCGTCAAGCGCGATAGAAAGAATCTGGCCGCCGCTGCACTGCACGCCGTGCCAATCGACGGGACAGCCGTCAGCGTCCAGCGCGCTCGTGGGGTTCCAGGGGGTGGCGGTGGCCTCACGGCGGGACGGGTCTTGCCGGATGCCCCTGCCGAATTCCAGCAGTGCCTCCGTGTCTGAAGCAGCCACCGAAGAGGCCGCATAACACACGGCCCAAATCGAGAGGCACAAGAAGATGAGCCGCATTGCAAGACCCTTCTTTGCAGCCAGGCAATCTTTGCAGCCAGGCAATTGAAGCAATGTTCATGCAAATGAGATAAAAAATTTGGAATACTGAGCTTGAGATGAAGCGGATAGGGTAGGGTTTAAGCCCCTTGGAACCGAGAGAAGGGATTAAGGATGCCGGCACGACAAGAGAGCAATCAGGAAGAACGGAGTCAGGAACCGAGGCATCAAGAAACGGAAACCGCTGCAAATGTGCACAGAGCAAGTTGGAATTTTGTCATCCAAGAAAAGAAATGGCACTGTGCTAATTGCTTCATCCAAAGGATTACTAACCAACGACAAGAGATGGGCCTCGACGGATCTCCACCCCCTCTACGCCGACAgagtcgcggcggcggccggtgggtggAGGATCCGGCAGGGAGAATGAGGGGCCGGCGATCCGCTGGAGCTTCCCCTGTATCAATGCTGGAGCGAATGCGCTCCAGGGAGGTAAGAGCGGAATGCAGGCTGCTGCCGCTCCATTTGGGGgtacgacgaggaggagcagcaaTGGCGTGTGTGGAGAGAGTGGGTAAGAGTGTGGATGGAGTAGTGGGAGTGGTACACTAGCAGTGCGATGTGCGAGACCACACTGCTGGCACTGTCCGGGTGGAATGcagagggaggaagagggggGAAAAGCCGAGaaggggtggaggagggagagcaGCTGGAAAGGGACTCCGGTGACCGCGTTCCTTTTACTACGCATGATTCGAGGCGTTTCACTGGCACTGTCAACCGAAAAGCGCGGCCGTGCAGGGAAAAAAGTTGCCGAATTCCTTTTGGGACGGAAATCAGAGAAATccgaaattaaaaaaaatgaggcAGCGTGGCTTTACTTCACAAAGGTACCTTTTGTACACGAGCGACCGTACTCTTATCCGAGATAACAGTAGTATAGCCACCCACTGGTGCTAACAA encodes the following:
- the LOC101760001 gene encoding guanylate kinase 2, chloroplastic/mitochondrial is translated as MLLSRRFSCALARAPSLIRGRPLPPRAAPATPPASRPPPRRLMSSSSAGWQHASRPPPPPPHPGAEKDQLFRGLEAALGTTFSSEPLAPPPQPMILVISGPSGVGKDAVIKRLQEEREGMHFVVTATSRAMRPGEVDGKDYYFITKEEFLTMIERDELLEYALVYGEYKGIPKQQIRDYMAKGCDIVLRVDIQGAATLREILGESAVFIFLVAESEEALVKRLIHRKTETSDMLLVRIATAREEVRRMQNFDYVVVNAEGKLEEAVKQVESIIDAEKAKIHKRPVNI
- the LOC101760403 gene encoding probable inactive receptor kinase At5g10020, which gives rise to MRLIFLCLSIWAVCYAASSVAASDTEALLEFGRGIRQDPSRREATATPWNPTSALDADGCPVDWHGVQCSGGQILSIALDGIGLVGNATLSALARMPMLRNLSLSNNKLEGFLPRELGSMASLQLLDLSNNRFSGSIPPELTKLAGLGHLNLSSNGFHGALPLGFRNLRKLKYLDLRGNGFTGRLDDIFVQLQSPVHVDLSCNQFSGSLASISDNSSMASTLQYLNVSHNVLSGALFDSDPMPLLDSLEVFDASFNMLSGNIPQFNFVISLKALRLQNNNFSGSIPEALFRETSMVLTELDLSCNQLRGPIRRVTSTNLKYLNLSYNSLEGALPITFGSCSIVDLSGNMLSGNLSVARTWGNYLQMIDLSSNRLIGTWPNETTQFLRLTSLRISNNLLAGELPIVLGTYPELISIDLSLNQLHGPLPGNLFTAVKLTFLNLSGNSFEGNLPLSNSDAKNSTSIDLSIFPVRTSNLSFVDLSNNSLNGSLPTGIGDLSALTLLNLRQNNFTGQIPRAITKLKNLLYIDLSSNHFNGSIPDGLPDELVEFNVSYNNLSGSVPSNLLKFPDSSFHPGNELLILPRSESLNGSDKSDEGRHGMKRGILYALIVCVVVFVTGIIVLLLVHWKINSWKSSEKGTNQGKQPVTQGQSAHRSAETSTTEMHDVSLGSSPTAQSGAVSLPGRERHPESQDVPVDVAYFNEPIGSSSALKDSATSSMPSLSSSPPDACTQHRHSIFRVHSPDKLVGDLHLFDNSVVFTAEELSCAPAEIIGRSCHGTSYKATLDNGYMLTVKWLKEGFAKSKKEFSREIKKLGCVKHPNLVPLRGYYWGPKEHERIIISDYVDATSLSTYLSEFEERNLPPLSVGQRLNIATDIAHCLDYLHNERVIPHGNIKSSNVLIQNSTPSALVTDYSLHRLMTPTGMAEQVLNAGALGYSPPEFSSTSKPCPSLKSDVYAFGVILLELLTGKIAGEIICVNDGVVDLTDWVRMLALEERVSECYDRNIVEAGSSDGAPKALDDMLRIAIRCIRSASERPEIRTVFEDLSSLSS